Within Rhodopirellula islandica, the genomic segment ACCTTGGTTCGAAGGTTGCTTCGTGAGGGTCAAAACTCTTGGTCGATGATCTCACGACCACCCTTGGTTCCCATCGCTCCCCAAACGCCATACGGGCTCTTGGACCCTGGCTTCGCGGTTGCCATCGAGGCGCTTTGCCAAACCATCTCGTGGTTTTGGTTCCCGGCCTCAATCGAGTCCGTTATGAACTTGATCGCTCCATCGCCCATCAAAATATGGGCGCCACCTTGGTGACGGCTCGATGGCGGGAACATTCCCGTTTGCCCCGCGTTGTTGCCACCACAGATCGCTGCATTCGGCGGAGCAATGGTGTGGATTCCGCTGAAATTAGGACGAAAATCGGCCCACTTGTAACCGCGGCCACCATTCACACCTTGGATCGAAGTTGTCGCAAGCCAAAACTGTGGACGTTCTGGGTCAATCTGGTTGTTCTCCACGCAGTAATTGGGGTTCAGCCGAACTTCATTGGGTGGGTTCCCATTGATCGACTGGATCCCACGCGTGTCCCGATCACCAAGATCCGTGAGCATCTCTGCCATCGCAACCGTGTTGGACAATCCATCCAAGACATCTCGGAATTTGGAAGTCGTGTGAGGAACGAACATACCTCGGTCAGCAGCACGCGAACGCTGCGCCCAGCCGCTGTTGTTCACCTTTTCGCCACTGGTCCCATCGTGTGACTTGGTCCCACGGACCGACCACTCCATCGAATCCCCCAGACAGGCGCCGTAGTTCGTGCGTCCTTGGCCAGGCAAACCTTGGCCAGGATCGCTCGGACAACGGAGCGTTGGCATGTTCGTCATCCAGGGGCGATATTGCAAAAACTCGACCGCTGGCCCCATCGCGGGCCAAGGTACGGTCAGCGGTGTATTCAGGTCCAACGCGTTGACCAGGCTAGGGTTGCTGATTTCTTCCCACAGCCCCTGCTGTTCGACGAAAGGAGTCAGGCCTACCAGCATGCTCAAACGCCAAGCGTTGGCATCGCCATAGTTTGTCCACCAATTGGTCGTCACACCAGTGTTTCCAAACGGGGCGGCACCTCCATCTGTCCCACCCGTTCCGACCCCATGAATCGGCAGCTGGTTGTACGCCGAGTGGTAATTGTGAATTGCCAAGCCCAATTGCTTGAAATTATTACTGCAGCTCATTCGACGAGCTGCTTCTCGGGCGGCTTGCACGGCTGGCAGCAGCAGCCCCACCAAAACGCCAATGATGGCAATCACCACCAAAAGCTCTACCAAAGTGAAACCCTTTGGCTGGACACGAAAACGCTTCATAACAAAATCTCCCTAGAACAAAATGAAAAATCACACACTCATCTCGAGCAATGCGATGCGTTCCCATCTTAGGGATCCCGCCGGCAGCGGGTACACAAACATCCTGTAACAAAACCAAATTTTCGAGAGATTCCCCACCAGAGAAATCCATCTAGGCGACTTCTCGCCCCATAAACACCCCCCAGGGAGCTGCCCCTAAACACCCCGGCGAGAGCATGCAAATCGAATTCAGCTCTGCAATCGGCTGCCATTCACGAGGCTCCCATCACCCGACTCAGCGTTTCAGACGGAGCATCCAAGTGTCTTGTGTTTTCACCCCACATCGGGCTTTACCTCGATCAGCAATCGCCGGTACGATTTGGCGTGAAACCCGATGGGCTGCGATGTGAATCACTCGGAATGTGCTTCCAAGCCCACAACTGAACACAGCAAAGGATTGTGCCATGGGTGGCGCTGTGA encodes:
- a CDS encoding DUF1559 domain-containing protein; translation: MKRFRVQPKGFTLVELLVVIAIIGVLVGLLLPAVQAAREAARRMSCSNNFKQLGLAIHNYHSAYNQLPIHGVGTGGTDGGAAPFGNTGVTTNWWTNYGDANAWRLSMLVGLTPFVEQQGLWEEISNPSLVNALDLNTPLTVPWPAMGPAVEFLQYRPWMTNMPTLRCPSDPGQGLPGQGRTNYGACLGDSMEWSVRGTKSHDGTSGEKVNNSGWAQRSRAADRGMFVPHTTSKFRDVLDGLSNTVAMAEMLTDLGDRDTRGIQSINGNPPNEVRLNPNYCVENNQIDPERPQFWLATTSIQGVNGGRGYKWADFRPNFSGIHTIAPPNAAICGGNNAGQTGMFPPSSRHQGGAHILMGDGAIKFITDSIEAGNQNHEMVWQSASMATAKPGSKSPYGVWGAMGTKGGREIIDQEF